The following proteins are co-located in the Leucoraja erinacea ecotype New England chromosome 4, Leri_hhj_1, whole genome shotgun sequence genome:
- the LOC129696016 gene encoding protein rapunzel-like → MGDAIELTAAMADMGAAMEVFASLEKFASMAGVLGPIAGVAGLLLGLAMGGGDSEELAYMKEQFTAVKNKLDVISDELGNVLRQVEKSTLSSVYFPTEMNLKNQFRKYMEIISARSDCKEKEKDEFITHFNSTHGDQNLHTLYEAIMGHNMLFAVPILETAMSYSQKNRRVMEQMCARLKTLFCIGLIALLGQTTITGNDVDSIKKEWDEKISKVEEKMKTMVDRCVAEFLEQAKIDVEAMIKANKDPSHAAQVCAYHTELANKYDWLKWSVVVYDEVGGYENHNTKGENFFYFYRTNGINCVVSYSKAETKLDRNQLVKLMLRDHYYSKNATNVVSFLNSQMPGHFIQAIRRYKGVQCKNDFPWKSYYWHAYDGITLCVHTL, encoded by the coding sequence ATGGGCGATGCCATTGAGCTGACGGCGGCTATGGCCGATATGGGGGCGGCAATGGAGGTGTTTGCCAGCCTAGAGAAGTTTGCCTCGATGGCCGGAGTACTCGGGCCCATCGCCGGCGTGGCGGGACTGCTGCTCGGACTGGCCATGGGTGGAGGAGACAGTGAGGAGTTGGCTTACATGAAGGAACAGTTCACGGCAGTCAAGAACAAGCTGGACGTGATCTCGGATGAACTGGGAAACGTTCTGCGACAGGTGGAGAAAAGCACTTTGAGTAGCGTGTACTTCCCGACGGAGATGAATCTGAAAAACCAGTTCAGAAAGTACATGGAGATCATCAGTGCCAGATCCGATTgcaaggagaaggagaaagacGAATTCATCACTCACTTCAACAGCACCCATGGCGACCAAAACCTTCACACCCTCTACGAGGCCATCATGGGCCATAACATGCTGTTCGCGGTCCCTATCCTGGAGACGGCCATGTCCTACAGCCAGAAGAACCGGCGGGTGATGGAGCAGATGTGCGCCCGGCTGAAGACGCTCTTCTGCATCGGCCTGATCGCCCTCCTGGGTCAGACCACCATCACGGGTAACGACGTAGACAGCATCAAGAAGGAGTGGGATGAGAAAATAAGCAAGGTGGAGGAGAAGATGAAGACCATGGTGGATCGCTGCGTCGCCGAGTTTCTGGAGCAGGCGAAGATCGACGTGGAGGCGATGATCAAAGCCAATAAAGACCCCTCGCACGCGGCACAAGTCTGCGCATATCACACTGAGCTGGCAAATAAATACGACTGGCTGAAGTGGTCGGTGGTTGTGTACGACGAGGTGGGCGGCTACGAAAATCACAACACAAAAGGTGAAAACTTTTTCTACTTCTACCGAACCAACGGCATCAACTGTGTCGTCTCCTACAGCAAGGCCGAAACCAAACTTGATCGTAACCAGTTAGTGAAGCTAATGCTTCGCGATCACTATTATAGCAAAAATGCCACGAACGTGGTGTCATTCCTCAACAGTCAAATGCCCGGGCACTTTATCCAGGCTATCCGCCGGTACAAAGGGGTCCAATGCAAGAATGACTTCCCATGGAAAAGCTACTACTGGCATGCTTACGACGGGATCACTCTCTGTGTCCACACACTGTGA